TCTTTTCACCAGTTAAGGAAATTACGACTACACCTGCTGAGTTTAATGCCACGTATGAGGATGTCTTGATTCCTGTCCAGAATGTAGATGGAAAAACTGAAAATATTCATGGCTGGTGGTTACCCAATGCTAAGCAAGAAGCAAAAAGTAATTTCGGCGATTCTAAAGTTATCTTGTATTTGCATGGCAAGGGTAAAAATATTAGTGCAAATGCAAAACATGCTAATCGCTTAATGCGGATGGGTTTCTCAGTTCTAGTAATTGACTATCGCGGCTATGGCAGAAGTGAAGGCGCATTCCCTACAGAATCATCGGTTTACACAGATGCTCAGACAGCTTGGGATTATCTAATCCAAAAAGGCTATAAACCAAATCAGATTATGATTTATGGGCATTCTTTAGGTGGTGCGATCGCGATCGATCTTGCTGCGAAGCATCCCGATGCATGGGGAATGATTGTCGATGCTTCATTCACTTCGATGAGTGACATGGCTCAACTCGATCCTAAATATCGCATTTTTCCGATTGATTTGTTAATTCATCAACGTTTTGATTCGATCACTAAGGTGCGATCGCTAGCAGTGCCTGTGCTTTATATTCATGGAACTGCTGATGATCTTATCCCCTCAGCCATGTCTCAGCGATTGTATGAAGCAACATCGACAAA
This window of the Pseudanabaena sp. BC1403 genome carries:
- a CDS encoding alpha/beta hydrolase, encoding MSESSLESLQHEQIQKRSPKRWVRPVTIAGIVIASFYSSVCAVLWFGQTRLVFSPVKEITTTPAEFNATYEDVLIPVQNVDGKTENIHGWWLPNAKQEAKSNFGDSKVILYLHGKGKNISANAKHANRLMRMGFSVLVIDYRGYGRSEGAFPTESSVYTDAQTAWDYLIQKGYKPNQIMIYGHSLGGAIAIDLAAKHPDAWGMIVDASFTSMSDMAQLDPKYRIFPIDLLIHQRFDSITKVRSLAVPVLYIHGTADDLIPSAMSQRLYEATSTKKQIVLIPNAGHNNTASTNEPLYLNSIRSFFKL